A window from Agrobacterium tumefaciens encodes these proteins:
- a CDS encoding iron-containing alcohol dehydrogenase: MSTMSTAPILIHQPRKLAVGAGTIAQVGAFAGKTTSTLVIATPLTAKFVDRLQLQGPFTVFDAIPGEPDTATLDAALAAARAAKPDLVIGLGGGSVMDVAKLVAALWNSSQMLEDVAGPNRVAGRDTRLVQIATTAGTGSEAGIRSLITDPVKGSKIAVESPYLIADFAVLDPELTYSVPPAVTAATGVDAMAHCVEAFTNRKAHPMIDGFARMGFALVGKYLARAVRDGADTEAREGMMLASYYGGICLGPVNTAAGHAIAYPLGTLLNLPHGLANAVVFPHVLAFNQPAVSEKTAEVAGALGLRGHLSQDDLRKAATDFCAGLGIEMSLARHGATEGDLPRYAENAHAIRRLMDNNPVDMSLEDVLGIYRHAF, translated from the coding sequence ATGAGCACCATGTCCACAGCTCCGATTCTCATCCACCAGCCGCGCAAGCTCGCCGTCGGCGCTGGCACGATTGCGCAGGTCGGCGCCTTCGCCGGCAAAACCACCTCGACCCTGGTGATCGCCACGCCGCTGACGGCTAAATTTGTCGACCGGCTGCAATTGCAGGGCCCCTTTACCGTTTTCGACGCCATTCCCGGTGAGCCGGATACCGCCACACTCGATGCAGCACTTGCTGCGGCGCGCGCGGCCAAACCCGATCTCGTCATCGGCCTCGGCGGCGGTTCTGTCATGGATGTGGCAAAGCTCGTCGCGGCGCTGTGGAACTCCAGCCAGATGCTTGAAGACGTCGCCGGGCCAAACAGGGTTGCCGGGCGCGATACGCGGCTCGTGCAGATCGCCACCACCGCCGGCACCGGTTCGGAAGCCGGTATCCGTTCGCTCATCACCGATCCTGTCAAGGGCAGCAAGATCGCGGTCGAAAGCCCTTATCTGATCGCGGATTTTGCCGTTCTCGATCCGGAACTCACCTATTCCGTACCACCGGCCGTGACCGCGGCGACGGGGGTGGATGCCATGGCCCATTGCGTAGAGGCTTTCACCAACCGCAAGGCCCATCCGATGATCGACGGTTTTGCCCGCATGGGCTTTGCGCTGGTCGGCAAATATCTGGCGCGCGCCGTTCGCGATGGCGCCGATACTGAAGCGCGGGAGGGCATGATGCTCGCCTCCTATTACGGCGGCATCTGCCTCGGCCCAGTCAATACCGCCGCCGGCCACGCCATCGCCTACCCGCTCGGCACGCTTCTCAACCTGCCGCACGGGCTGGCCAATGCCGTCGTCTTTCCGCATGTTCTGGCCTTCAACCAGCCCGCTGTTTCGGAGAAGACGGCGGAAGTGGCAGGCGCGCTCGGCCTTCGCGGTCATCTCTCGCAGGACGATCTCCGCAAGGCGGCGACGGATTTCTGCGCCGGGCTCGGCATTGAAATGTCACTCGCACGGCATGGGGCAACGGAGGGTGATCTGCCCCGTTATGCCGAGAACGCCCATGCCATCCGCCGGCTAATGGATAACAACCCGGTGGATATGAGCCTTGAGGACGTGCTCGGCATCTACCGCCACGCCTTCTGA
- a CDS encoding polysaccharide deacetylase family protein: protein MTIPGVVIIGGAHGTLALARSLGVLNVPVYYLTHDSPLPGWSRFVRETIRWAGPHDDGAMAFLRQMAEKPGLEGCLLVPSGDGEVQLVSQHREELSALYKIILPEWTNLQWLCEKPLLYKRAAELGVSIPRTYALTSATDIDGLDVMFPVILKPNMGGGNTSIARAKVIRADDREGLKTAFADASGEIGADNVVVQELIPGGGESQFSYAALWLNGEPIAEFTARRARQYPVDFGYTSTRVEVVDNRQATEAARKILKSAGHSGLVEVEFKLDGRDGALKLLDVNPRPWSWFGLCSAAGIDLGGLLWRVANDMPTGQAGTARQGTSWSYLVRDTVAAFTLARRGQARLGDYLASLGKIRSWAAFAPNDPLPGLIDLPLTALRVLNKRVLPGLASGQSARAMLPPVKRFVKYGAIRVGLEVSSLSAIRSAFPSLAGRGVIFTLHHVRPGHAVSAFAPNVQLSVTPQFLEEAIEAALESGLVPVHLHDLPALLADGSEGRSFCAFTLDDGYRNNAEHAAPIFRKYAVPYTIFITPGFVERSRSLWWETAAALTQKAASFEFDFGAGPEQVECATPSQKVEAFARLENFVQESVEDEAVDRIDLVARRHGIDPIAIVDELVMDATELRTLSDDPLVHFGAHTMTHVNMRKIDAARLVHEIEESTRLVEACVGQRPQSFSYPYGWVRAVGEREAKAVSDAGFSVAVTTQAGVLGPHSLEKPAQLPRVSLNGRFQKKRFVKALISGLPFRFI, encoded by the coding sequence TTGACCATTCCAGGTGTTGTTATTATCGGCGGCGCTCACGGCACGCTTGCCCTTGCCCGCAGCCTCGGCGTCCTGAATGTGCCCGTCTATTACCTCACCCATGATTCACCGCTGCCGGGCTGGTCGCGCTTCGTGCGCGAAACAATCCGCTGGGCCGGTCCGCATGATGACGGGGCGATGGCGTTTTTGCGTCAAATGGCTGAAAAACCGGGCCTGGAGGGCTGCCTGCTGGTGCCATCGGGCGATGGTGAGGTTCAGCTTGTTTCGCAGCATCGCGAGGAGCTTTCGGCGCTCTACAAGATCATTTTGCCGGAGTGGACGAACCTGCAATGGCTGTGTGAAAAACCGCTGCTCTATAAGCGCGCGGCGGAACTCGGCGTCAGCATTCCCCGAACCTATGCGCTGACATCGGCTACCGATATCGACGGGCTGGATGTGATGTTTCCCGTCATTCTCAAACCGAATATGGGGGGCGGCAACACCTCGATCGCCCGGGCGAAAGTTATCCGCGCCGATGACCGGGAGGGGCTGAAAACCGCTTTCGCCGATGCCAGTGGAGAGATCGGCGCCGACAATGTCGTCGTGCAGGAACTCATTCCGGGCGGGGGAGAAAGTCAGTTTTCCTATGCGGCGCTGTGGCTGAACGGTGAACCTATCGCCGAATTCACCGCACGGCGCGCAAGGCAATATCCCGTCGATTTCGGTTATACCAGCACCCGTGTCGAGGTTGTCGATAACCGGCAAGCGACCGAAGCGGCCCGGAAAATATTGAAATCGGCCGGCCACAGCGGGCTGGTCGAAGTGGAATTCAAACTTGACGGCAGAGATGGGGCGCTGAAACTTCTCGATGTCAATCCACGCCCATGGTCGTGGTTCGGCCTCTGTTCGGCCGCCGGCATCGATCTTGGCGGGCTGCTGTGGCGGGTGGCCAATGACATGCCTACCGGGCAGGCAGGCACTGCGCGGCAGGGTACGTCCTGGTCCTACCTCGTTCGCGATACCGTTGCCGCTTTCACGTTGGCACGAAGAGGGCAGGCGAGACTTGGCGATTATCTCGCCTCTCTCGGCAAAATCCGCAGCTGGGCCGCTTTTGCGCCGAACGATCCCCTGCCGGGCCTGATCGATCTGCCGCTGACGGCCTTGCGGGTGTTGAACAAACGTGTTCTTCCCGGTCTGGCGTCGGGACAATCGGCAAGGGCCATGTTGCCGCCGGTCAAACGCTTCGTGAAATACGGGGCCATCAGGGTGGGGCTGGAGGTGAGTTCTCTTTCGGCTATCCGCTCTGCATTTCCATCCCTTGCCGGGCGGGGCGTGATTTTCACGCTTCACCATGTGCGTCCGGGGCATGCGGTCTCGGCTTTTGCACCCAATGTGCAATTATCCGTCACGCCGCAATTTCTGGAAGAGGCCATTGAGGCCGCGCTCGAATCCGGTCTCGTGCCCGTTCATCTGCATGATCTGCCGGCTCTGCTTGCCGACGGCAGCGAAGGTAGGTCGTTTTGCGCCTTCACGCTTGATGACGGCTATCGCAACAATGCCGAACATGCTGCGCCGATCTTCCGCAAATACGCCGTTCCCTACACGATTTTTATCACGCCAGGTTTTGTCGAGCGGAGCCGCAGCCTGTGGTGGGAAACCGCGGCGGCTCTAACGCAGAAAGCCGCATCGTTCGAATTCGATTTCGGCGCAGGGCCGGAGCAGGTGGAATGTGCTACGCCTTCGCAGAAGGTGGAGGCATTCGCCCGGCTCGAAAACTTCGTTCAGGAATCCGTGGAAGATGAGGCGGTGGACAGGATCGATCTTGTTGCGAGGCGGCATGGCATCGACCCCATCGCGATCGTGGACGAACTGGTCATGGATGCGACCGAACTCAGAACGCTGTCGGACGATCCGCTCGTGCATTTTGGTGCGCATACCATGACGCATGTGAATATGCGCAAGATCGATGCGGCGCGTCTCGTCCATGAGATTGAGGAATCGACGCGGTTGGTAGAGGCCTGTGTCGGCCAGCGGCCGCAATCCTTCTCCTATCCCTATGGCTGGGTGAGGGCCGTGGGAGAGCGCGAAGCGAAAGCGGTGTCGGATGCGGGTTTTTCCGTGGCGGTCACCACGCAGGCCGGTGTTCTCGGTCCTCACAGCCTCGAAAAGCCGGCGCAGCTGCCGCGCGTTTCGTTGAACGGGCGCTTTCAGAAAAAGCGCTTCGTCAAGGCGCTCATCTCGGGCCTGCCTTTCCGGTTCATCTAG
- the pdxA gene encoding 4-hydroxythreonine-4-phosphate dehydrogenase PdxA: protein MSNIIGITMGDPCGVGPEITVRALADMSAADRDATRIYGNLPTLEAAREALGVDINLASHVVDLPVEGAPLAWGTLSPVAGDAAFRFIEKAVRDAEAGTIGCIVTAPINKEALNLAGHHYDGHTGMLRSLTGSSAAYMLLASERLKVIHVSTHVSLQDAIRRATTERVLATIRAGNAHLKRIGYERPRIAVAGINPHCGENGLFGTEDDDQIAPAIAAARAEGIEVQGPISADTVFHRAYSGAFDLVVAQYHDQGHIPIKLVAFDTAVNVSVDLPIDRTSVDHGTAFDIAGKGIANHGNMNEAIAYARKLVAGKARKG from the coding sequence ATGAGCAACATCATTGGCATCACCATGGGCGACCCGTGCGGCGTCGGCCCCGAGATCACCGTTCGGGCACTGGCGGACATGTCCGCTGCGGACCGCGATGCAACCCGGATTTACGGAAACCTCCCCACGCTGGAAGCGGCGCGGGAAGCGCTCGGTGTTGATATCAATCTCGCCTCCCATGTGGTCGACCTGCCGGTGGAGGGCGCACCGCTTGCCTGGGGCACGCTGTCGCCGGTGGCTGGCGACGCCGCCTTTCGTTTCATCGAAAAGGCCGTGCGCGATGCCGAAGCCGGCACAATCGGCTGCATTGTCACCGCGCCGATTAACAAGGAAGCGCTTAATCTGGCAGGCCACCATTATGACGGCCATACCGGCATGTTGCGCAGCCTGACCGGCTCATCCGCCGCCTATATGCTGCTCGCCTCCGAGCGGCTGAAGGTGATCCACGTATCGACCCATGTTTCCCTGCAGGACGCCATTCGCCGGGCGACGACGGAACGGGTGCTGGCGACCATTCGTGCCGGCAATGCGCATCTGAAGCGCATCGGTTACGAGCGTCCGCGTATTGCCGTTGCCGGCATCAATCCGCATTGCGGTGAAAACGGCCTGTTCGGCACGGAAGATGACGATCAGATCGCGCCGGCGATCGCAGCCGCCCGCGCCGAAGGCATCGAGGTGCAGGGGCCGATTTCCGCTGATACCGTGTTTCACAGGGCCTATTCCGGCGCTTTCGATCTCGTCGTCGCGCAATATCATGATCAGGGCCACATCCCGATCAAGCTCGTCGCCTTCGATACAGCCGTCAATGTCTCCGTCGATCTGCCGATAGACCGCACCTCCGTCGATCACGGCACCGCCTTCGATATTGCCGGCAAGGGCATTGCCAATCACGGCAACATGAATGAGGCCATCGCCTATGCGCGAAAGCTCGTGGCGGGCAAGGCCAGGAAGGGATGA
- a CDS encoding acyl-CoA thioesterase produces MDQQPPADMELTLRTLAMPADANPAGDIFGGWVMSQMDLAAFVRANDVAGGRTVTVAVHEIVFKKPVKIGDTLCVYTRIEKIGRTSVTLKIEAWTRRHYQDSRDKVTEAVFIMVAVDENGEPRAVRKEA; encoded by the coding sequence ATGGACCAGCAACCGCCCGCCGATATGGAACTCACGCTCAGAACGCTTGCCATGCCCGCCGATGCCAATCCGGCCGGCGATATTTTCGGCGGCTGGGTCATGTCGCAGATGGACCTTGCGGCTTTCGTGCGCGCCAATGATGTGGCCGGTGGTCGCACCGTCACCGTGGCGGTCCATGAAATCGTCTTCAAGAAGCCGGTCAAGATCGGCGATACGCTCTGTGTCTACACACGGATCGAAAAGATCGGACGCACGTCCGTCACGCTCAAGATCGAGGCCTGGACCCGCAGGCATTATCAGGATTCGCGCGACAAGGTGACGGAGGCCGTCTTCATCATGGTGGCCGTGGATGAGAATGGCGAGCCACGCGCGGTGCGCAAGGAGGCGTGA
- a CDS encoding ABC transporter substrate-binding protein: MKKSLIAGALVLGSLSAAVSPVLAASGPIKIVLAEEADLLEPCMATRSNIGRIIMENVSETLTELDVRGKNGVQPRLAEKWEQNSDGSWRFHLRQGVKFSDGTGFDAKDVKHSFERIMSDKNACESRRYFGGMTVTPTVVDDYTIDFKTDPAQPILPLLMSLVTIVPEETKMEFIREPVGTGPYKLTNWTPGQQIVLTARDDYWGKKPEVTEATYLFRADPSVRAAMVQTGEADLSPSISQLDATNAKTDFSYLDSETVYMRLDHNIAPLNDVRVRRALNLAIDRQAFLGTLVPEGAVLATALVPPTTLGWNPDVKVFPYDPDGAKKLLEEAKAAGVKVDTPITIIARTANFPNVTEIMEAIQQQLQEVGFKIDLKFVEVAEHESYYSKPFKEGRGPQIVAAMHDNSKGDPSFTMFFKYATKGTQSGFSDPKVDDLIERASAAVGDERAKLWSELIAYLHDDVVADVLLFHMVGFSRVSERLDFKPTIATNSMLQLSEIGIK; encoded by the coding sequence ATGAAGAAGTCATTGATTGCGGGCGCCCTTGTTCTGGGTTCCCTCAGCGCCGCGGTTTCGCCGGTGCTTGCGGCATCGGGGCCGATCAAGATCGTGCTGGCGGAAGAGGCGGACCTGCTGGAGCCTTGCATGGCCACGCGTTCCAACATTGGCCGCATCATCATGGAAAACGTCAGCGAGACGCTGACCGAGCTTGATGTGCGCGGCAAGAACGGCGTGCAGCCGCGCCTTGCCGAAAAATGGGAACAGAACTCGGATGGCAGCTGGCGTTTCCACCTGCGTCAGGGCGTGAAGTTTTCCGACGGTACGGGTTTTGATGCCAAGGATGTGAAGCACAGCTTCGAACGCATCATGAGCGACAAGAACGCCTGCGAATCCCGCCGCTATTTCGGCGGCATGACGGTGACGCCAACGGTTGTCGATGACTACACGATCGATTTCAAGACGGATCCGGCCCAGCCTATCCTGCCGCTCCTGATGTCGCTGGTCACGATCGTTCCGGAAGAAACCAAGATGGAATTCATCCGCGAGCCTGTCGGCACCGGCCCTTACAAGCTGACCAACTGGACGCCCGGCCAGCAGATCGTTCTGACCGCGCGTGATGATTATTGGGGCAAGAAGCCTGAGGTAACGGAAGCGACCTATCTTTTCCGTGCCGATCCTTCCGTTCGCGCCGCCATGGTACAGACCGGCGAGGCCGATCTTTCGCCTTCCATTTCCCAGCTCGACGCCACGAATGCGAAGACCGATTTTTCCTATCTCGACAGTGAAACGGTCTATATGCGCCTCGACCACAATATCGCGCCGCTGAACGATGTGCGGGTGCGCCGCGCGCTCAACCTCGCCATCGACCGGCAGGCCTTCCTCGGCACGCTGGTTCCTGAAGGTGCCGTGCTGGCAACCGCGCTCGTTCCGCCGACCACGCTTGGCTGGAACCCCGACGTCAAGGTTTTCCCCTATGACCCCGATGGCGCAAAGAAGCTGCTCGAGGAAGCCAAGGCTGCCGGCGTGAAAGTGGATACGCCGATCACCATCATCGCGCGCACGGCGAATTTCCCCAATGTCACCGAAATCATGGAGGCTATCCAGCAGCAGCTGCAGGAAGTCGGCTTCAAGATCGACCTGAAATTCGTGGAAGTGGCCGAACACGAGAGCTATTATTCCAAGCCTTTCAAGGAAGGCCGCGGCCCGCAGATCGTCGCCGCCATGCACGACAATTCCAAGGGCGACCCGTCCTTCACCATGTTCTTCAAATACGCCACCAAGGGCACGCAGTCCGGCTTCTCGGACCCCAAGGTGGATGACCTGATCGAACGGGCCTCCGCAGCCGTCGGTGACGAGCGCGCCAAGCTGTGGTCCGAACTCATCGCCTACCTGCACGACGACGTGGTGGCGGATGTGCTTCTGTTCCACATGGTCGGCTTCTCCCGCGTCTCCGAACGACTGGATTTCAAGCCCACCATCGCCACCAACTCGATGCTGCAGCTTTCGGAAATCGGCATCAAGTAA
- a CDS encoding FadR/GntR family transcriptional regulator codes for MGLMKETARKALPDIIFERMHRAIKSGAYKPDERLPTEHELAMEFEVSRPVVREALRRLREQGFIYSRRGSGSYVRAFGLREPLGFGQLENVADLLNCYEFRLTLEPAAAAAAALRHDAERLAAIRKALELMRDATNRQSHREDADYQFHLAIARAARNSYFSTAMEALKDHIAVGMKFHGMSVKREASGLTRVFAEHEAIAKAIADGDAEAARQLMLQHLTGSRDRLFESSHTD; via the coding sequence ATGGGGCTGATGAAAGAAACGGCGCGCAAGGCACTTCCGGACATTATTTTCGAGAGAATGCACCGGGCGATCAAATCCGGAGCCTATAAGCCGGATGAGCGGCTGCCGACCGAACATGAACTCGCCATGGAATTCGAAGTCTCGCGCCCGGTCGTGCGCGAGGCGCTGCGGCGCTTGCGCGAGCAGGGGTTCATCTATTCCCGCAGGGGTTCCGGCAGCTATGTCAGGGCGTTTGGCCTGCGCGAACCACTTGGTTTCGGCCAGCTGGAAAATGTCGCGGACCTTCTGAACTGTTATGAATTCAGGTTGACGCTGGAGCCGGCCGCGGCCGCTGCAGCGGCCTTGCGGCACGATGCCGAAAGGCTGGCGGCGATCCGCAAGGCGCTCGAACTGATGCGGGACGCCACCAATCGCCAATCCCACCGCGAGGACGCCGATTACCAGTTTCACCTCGCGATCGCGCGGGCGGCCAGGAACAGTTATTTCTCCACCGCCATGGAAGCGCTCAAGGACCATATCGCGGTCGGAATGAAGTTCCACGGAATGTCGGTAAAGCGGGAGGCGTCCGGCTTGACGCGTGTTTTCGCCGAACATGAGGCCATTGCAAAGGCGATTGCCGACGGCGATGCGGAAGCGGCCCGTCAGCTGATGCTCCAGCATCTGACGGGATCACGAGACCGCCTCTTCGAGTCTTCCCACACGGATTAA
- a CDS encoding four-carbon acid sugar kinase family protein: protein MLLIFADDLTGALDAAAPFAGRGLATEVAIGLDGVCEALVDAPAVLSVNLGCRDGEAEEARRRTRDLMALVPVGTTFFKKIDSRMKGHIAAEMDAISYRRALVAPAIPDFGRIVTGGAVSGFGVESAISVAAKLGGHVARCTIPDTRSQGDIHEALIAAQTEGIDLLVGARGLAEALAETMAAGRAPQAATIPPGKGVFVIGSRDPITVAQIDVLRSVGNVSLIEAPNGTVPHQVSDYCDLILVQATQGSDDLSPLAVSDHLAEGVVPHFTAGAKRLLLSGGATAEAVLRVMGISRLRLAGECLPGLGVGWAGDQCIIAKSGGFGQADTLKRIAKMMLGENDAGES, encoded by the coding sequence GTGCTGTTGATTTTCGCCGATGATCTGACCGGTGCGCTCGATGCCGCTGCCCCCTTCGCCGGGCGCGGGCTGGCGACCGAGGTTGCGATCGGGCTCGACGGTGTTTGTGAAGCACTTGTGGATGCGCCCGCGGTCCTTAGCGTCAATCTCGGCTGCCGCGATGGTGAAGCGGAGGAAGCTCGCCGCCGCACGCGGGACCTGATGGCACTGGTTCCGGTCGGTACGACATTTTTCAAGAAGATCGATTCCCGGATGAAGGGACATATTGCGGCGGAAATGGACGCGATTTCCTATCGGCGCGCGCTGGTCGCTCCCGCCATTCCCGATTTCGGGCGTATCGTCACCGGCGGGGCCGTGTCCGGTTTCGGTGTCGAGTCCGCCATTTCGGTTGCTGCGAAACTCGGTGGGCATGTTGCGCGCTGCACGATACCGGATACGCGCTCGCAAGGTGATATACACGAGGCTCTCATCGCCGCGCAGACCGAGGGGATCGATCTTCTGGTGGGCGCGCGCGGGCTTGCCGAAGCGCTGGCGGAGACGATGGCGGCCGGGCGCGCTCCGCAGGCGGCGACCATTCCACCCGGCAAGGGTGTTTTTGTCATCGGTTCGCGCGATCCGATCACGGTCGCGCAGATCGACGTTCTCAGGAGCGTCGGGAATGTTTCGCTCATCGAGGCGCCCAATGGCACCGTGCCCCATCAAGTCAGCGATTATTGTGATCTGATCCTGGTTCAGGCAACGCAGGGGTCGGACGATCTCTCGCCGCTTGCGGTTTCCGATCATCTGGCGGAAGGCGTCGTGCCGCATTTCACCGCCGGGGCGAAGCGACTGCTTCTGTCGGGCGGGGCGACTGCCGAAGCCGTGCTGCGAGTGATGGGCATCTCGCGTCTGCGTCTTGCCGGCGAATGCCTGCCGGGTCTTGGCGTTGGCTGGGCCGGAGACCAATGCATCATTGCGAAGTCCGGTGGTTTTGGGCAAGCTGACACGTTGAAACGGATTGCGAAAATGATGCTTGGCGAAAACGACGCTGGAGAGAGCTGA
- a CDS encoding sialidase family protein: protein MTPDDIAHAMTGAMHAVSENRQEAFLPSPMIQNHASFLHLLDDGTLLCAWFGGTLEGKSDISIFASVLTPDATSWGAPQRLSHDSAHSEQNPVLFTAPDGTLWLFHTAQPSGNQDECRIRMARIHRDAAEAEKLTSEEGRFLDLPKGCFIRAPLRIRDDGAWLLPIFRCVQRPGQKWNGSHDTAALGISPDNGATWTLQELPDSIGCVHMSPVAAEEERYAAFFRRRQADFVYRTESADGGRSWSKPQPTDVPNNNSSIAVIRLADGRLAMICNPINAQESSDRRASLYDELGEEDDRPDADPSGGCVPIWGVPRAPVSICLSDDDGRTFPTRILIEDGPGTCLSNDSTDGRNLEMSYPWLLEAPDGTLHASYTYHRRAIKYVRLAPGWADAKDGRKR, encoded by the coding sequence ATGACCCCTGATGACATCGCTCACGCCATGACCGGAGCCATGCACGCCGTGTCGGAAAACCGGCAGGAAGCCTTCCTGCCGTCGCCGATGATCCAGAACCATGCGAGCTTCCTGCACCTTCTCGATGATGGCACCCTGCTCTGCGCCTGGTTCGGCGGCACATTGGAAGGCAAGTCGGATATTTCGATCTTCGCATCCGTACTGACGCCCGATGCGACCAGCTGGGGAGCCCCGCAGCGACTCAGCCACGACTCCGCCCATTCCGAACAGAATCCGGTTCTCTTCACCGCGCCGGATGGCACCCTCTGGCTGTTTCACACCGCTCAGCCTTCAGGCAATCAGGATGAATGCCGCATCCGCATGGCACGCATTCACCGCGACGCGGCGGAAGCGGAAAAACTCACATCCGAGGAGGGGCGCTTCCTCGATCTTCCCAAGGGCTGCTTCATCCGCGCGCCGCTTCGCATTCGCGACGACGGCGCCTGGCTCCTGCCGATCTTCCGCTGCGTCCAGCGTCCCGGCCAGAAATGGAACGGCAGCCACGACACAGCGGCGCTCGGCATATCCCCGGACAATGGCGCGACATGGACATTGCAGGAATTGCCTGACTCGATCGGCTGCGTGCATATGAGCCCGGTTGCGGCAGAAGAGGAGCGCTACGCCGCCTTCTTCCGCCGTCGCCAGGCGGATTTCGTCTATCGCACGGAAAGTGCTGATGGCGGCCGCTCCTGGTCGAAACCGCAGCCGACGGACGTGCCCAACAACAATTCGTCCATTGCCGTCATCAGGCTCGCTGACGGCCGGCTGGCAATGATCTGCAATCCGATCAATGCGCAAGAATCCAGTGACCGGCGCGCCTCGCTCTATGACGAGCTGGGCGAGGAGGACGACAGGCCGGATGCCGATCCGAGCGGCGGATGCGTGCCAATCTGGGGCGTGCCGCGGGCTCCGGTCTCCATCTGCCTGTCCGATGACGACGGGCGCACCTTCCCCACGCGGATTCTGATCGAGGATGGGCCGGGCACCTGCCTGTCAAACGATTCCACGGATGGCCGCAATCTCGAAATGTCCTATCCATGGCTTCTGGAAGCGCCGGACGGTACGCTGCACGCAAGCTACACCTATCATCGCCGCGCAATCAAATATGTTCGGCTGGCGCCCGGCTGGGCCGACGCCAAGGACGGGAGAAAAAGATGA